The genomic DNA AATCTCTTGAAGGACGTAACTGGACTGAGCTTGTTCGTGATATTAAAGAGTCTCCCTACGACCTTGTTGTAATGGGTGCTTTGGGGCTTGGTGCCATTAAGGATAGTTTGATTGGTACTGTTGCGGAAAGAGTTATCCGCCGAACCACAAAAGATATGCTGGTTGTTAAATATTGTCCTGAGATTCATGGAGAAAGGCCTTCAAGTGGAAAGATTGTTGTTGCTGTTGATGGTAGTGGTCAATCCTTTGGTGGGTTGCTGACAGGGATTGATATGGCGAAAAAGCTTAATCGACCTTTGGAAATTATTTCTACATTTGACCCATACTTTCATTATGCCATGTTCAATAGCTTGACTGGTGTGTTATCTCGCGAAGCTTCAAAAGTTTTTAAATTTGAGCAACAGGAAAAACTCCACGAAGACATCATTGATAAAGGATTAGCTAAAATCTACCAGGCACATCTTGAGATTTCCCGTAAAGTTTGCGAAGAGGAAGAAATAGAATGCACAATCCGTCTTTTGGACGGGAAGGTATTTGAAAAAGTCCTTCAGTATGCAAGAGAGGAGAACCCTTATCTACTTATTCTGGGAAGGATCGGAGTACACAGTGCTCCTGATATGGATATTGGCGGAAACGCCGAGAATCTCTTACGTTTGGTCCCCTGTAACGTGATGCTCTCAAGTAGAGTGTACAAGCCACCGATAGACTTGCAGGCAGAAGAAAGCATTGAATGGACTGCTGAAGCAAAGGAACGATTAAAAAAGATACCAGGTTTTGTTCGGCCAATGGCAACTTCTGCAATTCTCCGTTATTCTTTGGAAAGAGGTCACAGTATGATTACATCCAGCGTTATTACAGAAGCTGTGCAGGAGATTCTTCCAGCTGGTGCCATGCAGGCAATGTCTGCTATCGGTGAAAAAATGAAGAAGGAGGGAATGGACCCGAACAACCCTGAAGGTTTGGGTATGCTGAAAGAGGAAATGGCAGAAGCTCATGCTGGTAAACCTCCTGAAGAGATAACTTTGAAATGCACGAGTTGTAATACTTTTTATAAAGGTGATGTTGTTAAGTGCACTGTTTGTAATGCTGGTGCTGAAAGGTTACTTCCCGTCAACAAAGAAGAATTTGAGGCTACTGAAGCAGAGGCTAAGGATTCTACTACTTTTACAACTTTGCCTGATGGTGTGCAGGTATCTTGGACTCAGGAAGCATTGGATAGGCTTAACAGTTTTCCGAAAGGTCATTTGAGAAGAAAAGCCCATGCTCGTGTCGAGAAAAATGCGCGCGTGCAAAAAGTAAGTTCAGTTACTGTAGCATTCCTCGATAAAATTTTGAACGAAAAGATTGTTAAGGATGACAATGGTAATGGAAATAGTGAAGAAATTCCAGGCGACATTCGTTCTGTTGGTGCCGAATTGAGTGCAGACGATTTTAATTGGTCATCAGAAGCTTTGGAAAGATTGGAGCGAGTTCCTCAGGGGTTCATGCGGGATAACACCCGCAACCGAGTAATGGCTTGGTGTTTTCAAAATGATATCAAGGATATTTCACTTGAAGTTTGCGAGGAAGGAATCCGCGAGTCCGTTAAGTTGATGGAAGAAGCCATTAAAAACGGTGCTGCTCTTGAAGATTTCATTCCGGCTAAAAATTAGTCAAACCTACAGCTTTACCAGGTTAAAGAAAGATTTTAATAGCCCCTGGATATTGAATATTATTCAATATCCAGGGGCTTTTTTCTATTATATTCTGGTCCATCTGTCTCAGAGTCTTGGTAGCTAATGTCCCTTTATAAGCGTTTATTCCGGAATTTAAAACCCTATTTAGGTCGCTTATATCTTGCTATTTTCTTTTCGGTTGTGGTCGGTGTTATAGCGACTTCTCCTGTCCCGATTATACAAAAAACCTTCGACAAAATATTTGTTGAAAAAGATTATTTAATGTTGAAGGTGATTCCTCTGGCTTTGATCCTTTTGTATGTTATCAAAGCTGTGCTGACCTACGCTCAAAACCTCATCATTTTTGGAATTTCATGGGAACTGGTTGTGAAGTTCCGGGAAAAGCTGTTTGTCCATATTCACAAGCTCCCGTTTGTTTTTTTTGAGGACCATGAAACTGGTGAACTCATGTCCAGAATCAATAATGATGTGGCAATTATGCAGTCCACTGTTACTCGATTGATGAAGGAGTTCTTGCAGAATGGAGTGATGTTGATCGGTTTGGTGGGGTGGGTGTTTTACCTGAAGTGGGACTGGGCGATTATGGCACTTATTATTTTTCCTGTAACGGTTTTGCCGGTTTCTAAAATTTCCCGGAAACTGAGGAGCCTCTCGCGTCAGGGGCAGGAAATACTGGGTAATATCAACTCTACAATTATTGAGTCTTTTTCAGGTATTAAAGTTGTCAGGGCCTTTGGTATGGAGCCTCGTGAATTAGAAAAATTCCAGTTGGACAATAATAATTATCTGGGAGTGATGAAAAAGAATGTGAAGTATTTAGAAATCACTTCGCCATTTCTAGAGGTACTGGGTGTTGTCAGTGCTGCTTTTATTTTGTGGTATGGGGGAAGTCAGGTGTTGAATGGTGATATCAGCCAGGGAACATTTCTGGCTTTTATTGTCGCGCTATTTATGATGTATGCTCCCATTCGAATTTTGTTTAAAATTTATACTAATGTTCAGACAGCTTTGGCAGGCGCAGAAAGAGTTTTTGAAATTCTTGATAAGGATGAAGAAAAACTTTGGGAGGGTGAAGATGACTTCCTTTCTTTCAATGATGGTATTGAATTCAGGGATGTTTCATTTCATTACCCGTCAAGGAGTACAATGGTTTTGAAGGGCATAAACCTTTCTGTTAAAAAATCTGAAGTCATTGCAATTGTAGGAATGAGTGGAGCTGGCAAGACAACATTGGTGGATCTGTTATTCAGGTTTTTTGATGCGACCTCCGGATCCATCTTAATTGATGGTAAGAGGATCCAGGAATATAAGCTGGCTTCTTTGCGGAATCAACTAGCCCTGGTGACTCAGGAAACGTTTTTATTTAACGATACGATCTGGAACAACATTGCTTTTGGTTGTGAGAGAGAGGTTTCTCGTGAAGAAATTCTTGAGGCAGCCAAAGCCGCTCATGTGGATTATTTTGCATCAAAATTGGATGAGGGATATGACACCTTCATCGGAGAGCGGGGAGTCAAACTTTCAGGAGGACAACGTCAGAGAATAGCGATCGCCAGAGCTATTTTAAGAAATGCTCCTATTCTTGTGCTGGATGAAGCGACATCTTCACTGGACTCTGAATCAGAAAAGCTGGTGCAGGATGCCTTGCACAATCTTATGGAGCATAGAACATCTTTTGTAATCGCCCATCGCTTATCTACCATCAAGCATGCAAACCGGATCATTGTTCTGGATAAGGGGGAAATTGTTGAATCGGGAACGCATGAATCCCTCCTTGCAAGTAGTGGGTTGTATCAGAAGTATTATGAAATGCAGTTCATCGATCTTAAAGATAAAAACATAGATATTGAAGAAGCCAGGTAATATGCGTTTCCAAAATGTTCAAATTGAAGGCTTGGGTTATCATCTTCCTGAAAACATTGTAACCTCAGATGAACTTGAGAAACGACTGGCTCCTGTTTATGAAAGGCTGAAACTTCCTCAAGGTCGCTTGGAGTTGATGAGCGGAATTCAGGAAAGGCGTTTCTGGAAAAAAGGTGTTTTCCCAAGCGAGGTGGCTACCATCGCAGGGGAAAAGGCAATTCTTCAATCGGGTTTGGATAAAGATCAAATTGGTTGTCTGATTTCAGCATCGGTTTGCAGGGATTTTCTTGAACCTTCCACAGCGTCTGTGATTCATAATAATCTGAAACTGCCTGGTGAATCTTTTGTTTTTGATGTATCCAATGCCTGCCTGGGGGTGCTCAACGGTATGATGATTGTTGCCAATATGATTGAACAAAATCAGATATTAGCTGGGCTGGTTGTAGCTGGGGAAAACGGTGGTCCACTCGTCAACAACACCATTGAAACATTGTTGTCCCGACAGAATATTACCAGAAATAATATTAAATCTTCTTTTGCTTCTCTGACAATTGGTTCGGCCGCTGTGGGTGTCGTTTTGGCGCACAGCAAAATTTCCCTGAAGGGACATCGTCTGGTCGGAGGAGTTTCCATGGCCGAAACTCACTTCAACCATTTATGCCGTGGAAGTGACGACAGCGGCGCTGGTGGTGAATGGTCGCCCTTAATGGAAACCGACTCCGAAAACTTGATGTTGGAAGGATGCAGGCTTGCAGGTAAAACCTGGGAGCGTACCCGTGCAGAACTTGGCTGGAATAATGAAGAGGTAAGTCGGGTTTTTTGCCATCAGGTTGGCAAAGGACACCGAAAGCTTATGTATGAAAATGTGGGGTTGGATCCTGAAAAGGATTTCTCAACCCTGGAGTTTCTAGGTAATACAGGCTCTGCTTCACTCCCAACAACATTGGCAATGGGAGTAGAAAAAAATGTGCTCAAGCCTGGCGACAAAGCCGCTTTACTTGGAATTGGAAGTGGACTCAATTGCATGATGCTGGGTGTTGAATGGTGACAAACCTTTACCCCTTTTCATCCCATTTCCTGCAATTTGAAAAGTTACGCTACCATTATCTGGACGAAGGCTCCGGGGATGATCCTGTCCTCATGTTGCATGGAAATCCTACCTGGTCTTTTTATTATAGAAATCTGATTTTAGGGCTTAAGGATTCTTATCGTTGTGTGGTGCCTGACCACATGGGGATGGGAAAGTCGGATAAACCACAGAGTTACCCTTATACACTTTCCCGACACATTGATAATCTTGAGAAACTGGTTGAACACTTACGGCTGGAAAATATCACTCTTGTCATTCACGATTGGGGTGGAGCGATCGGAATGGGTTTTGCTGTCAGGCACCCGGAAAAGATCAAGCGTTTGGTGATTTTTAATACTGCTGCATTTATACCTCGTGATGTACCGCTTCCCCTGAGTCTCAGCCTGTGTCGACTGCCAATATTCGGCGCTCTAGCTATACGTGGATTCAACGCCTTTGCGAGAGGTGCCGTTCGTTGGGCCTGCATAAAACGAGATAGGATGACAAAACAAGTTCGGGAAGGTTATCTGGAGCCTTATGACAGCTTTGCAAACAGGGTGGCTAATTTGCGCTTTGTACAGGATATACCGGTGGGTCCGGATTCACAGAGCTATCAGGTGATCCAGGAGATTGAAGATAACCTGAAATTGTTTCGAGAACATCCTGTGCAAATTATCTGGGGAGCGCATGACTTTGTTTTTACAGATTATTTTTTAAAACGCTGGCAGGAGATTTACCCCCAGGCGGAAGTAAACCGCTTTGAAGATGCTGGGCATTATGTTGTCGAAGATGCGCATGAGCGAATCCTCCCGATGATGTTAGAATTCTTTAAAAAATAACTTGTCTAAAAAGATATTCCTTAATGGAATGGGTGAGGGGAATTTAAAGGAATACAAAAACCGGCCTCCCTTTTGGGAGACCGGTTTTATTTATTGAACCTTTTAATATCTGTAATGATCAGGCTTGTAAGGGCCTTCTACTGGAACATTCAGGTATTCAGCCTGTTTATCGGTTAGTGTTGTCAGTTTTACACCGAGTTTTTCCAGATGCAGACGTGCTACTTCTTCATCGAGTATTTTTGGAAGGGTGTAAACACCAACCTCATACTTTTTATTGAATAATTCGATCTGCGCCAGTACTTGATTGGTGAATGAGTTGGACATTACAAATGATGGGTGGCCGGTTGCGCAACCCAGGTTTACCAGTCTTCCTTCTGCCAGCAGGATGATGTTATGTCCATCTGGAAAAGTGTATTTGTCAACCTGGGGTTTAATGACAGTTTTTTTAATTCCAGGAAACTTGTTAAGGGCATCTACCTGAATTTCAATATCAAAGTGACCGATATTGCAGACAATGGCATCATTTTTCATTTTTTCCATATGTTCTATACAAATGATGTCTGCACACCCAGTGGTCGTGACGAAGATATCACCTTCTTTTACAGCTTCTTCCATATTTGTGACTTCATATCCTTCCATTGCCGCCTGTAACGCGCAGATTGGGTCTATTTCTGTAACAACTACTCTTGCTCCCAGTCCTTTCATGGAGTCTGCACAACCTTTGCCGACATCGCCATAGCCAGCAACAACCACTACTTTTCCGGCTATCATGATATCTGTAGCCCTTTTAATTCCATCGGCGAGGGATTCACGGCATCCATAAAGATTGTCGAACTTTGACTTGGTTACCGAGTCATTCACGTTCATCGCGGGAATTTTCAGTGTCCCTTTTTCGATCATCTTATATAGATTATGGACACCGGTGGTTGTTTCTTCTGTAACACCTTTGATACTGGTCAATAGTTCAGGGTGTTTTTCGTGAACATAGGCTGTCAGGTCACCACCGTCATCGAGTATCATATTGGGCCCATCTTCAAACAGCAAAGTTTGACCAGTACACCACCAATATTCCTCTTCAGTTTCTTCTTTCCACGCAAATGTAGGAATACCAGCTTTAGCCATGGCGGCAGCGGCATGATCTTGAGTCGAAAATATATTGCAGGAGGCCCACCGAACCTCAGCACCCAGGTCGACAAGCGTTTCCATCAAAACCGCAGTTTGAATTGTCATATGCAAGGAGCCGGCAATTCTTGCTCCTTTCAAAGGTTTCGTTGCTCCATACTTTTCACGCAGGGCCATTAGACCGGGCATTTCGTTCTGGGCAAGGATGATCTCTTTACGTCCCCAATCAGCCAGGGATAGATCTTTAACTTTGAAATCTTCAGATACTGCGGTTGTTGACATTAGCTACTCCTTAAATAAGTTTGATGCATATGAAGTTTAATTTCAAGACATCTACAATTGGTAGATGGATTAGGCCAAGTTCTGATGCGATGTTTTAAGTTGTTTCAAGATATCCGGGAGGTACCCGGATATTTACCATCAATTATAATACGGTCAAAACTTACAACCAGTTTAGCAAAATATATATGGACGTCAATCAATCCCTGAGAAGGAATATTAGATCAATGTTTTGGGTGCATGAATTACTCTTTCTTAATAATGACTGTTACTGAAGTTAAAATATATACTTTTGATTCAGGTGAACGGGAATCATCCTTGAGAGCTTATGCTGACGTCACCATTGATAATGCGATTTTGATCAAGGGTTTCGGGTTGTTGCATCCAAAAATGGCGGATTATTTATTGGTTACCCCTCTCAGAAAGGAAAAGATGGAATGTTTTACGACTTGGTTGATCCAAAATCTGAAGATTTAAAGGCCAGCATTCGTTCAGCGATTCTTGAAGCCTATAAGGTTTATTCTTGAGTTTAGTTAAAAATTATCCCCATATCTATAAAAATATTGTCTTCAACTGATTCCTAATTATATTATGTTATATTGGTTTGATTGTGGATAGATTCTTTAAATATATGAAAATAAAGGATTTAATAGATAGGCCTTAGGTTGACCCTGACTTGATTTTTTTAAATAAGCACGGGCAGATAATTATGATATCTATTATTTTAGTAAAAAACATTTTTTGACGATAGTATATTGTGAA from Nitrospinota bacterium includes the following:
- a CDS encoding universal stress protein — encoded protein: MFKNIYIPVDNSDYSNACVDLALELAGGSETTITASHVYAAKMHDVRFRQMESGLPEEYQDEEELEKQRNIHDQLITKGMEVISDSYLDVPKDKCKELGIPFEGKSLEGRNWTELVRDIKESPYDLVVMGALGLGAIKDSLIGTVAERVIRRTTKDMLVVKYCPEIHGERPSSGKIVVAVDGSGQSFGGLLTGIDMAKKLNRPLEIISTFDPYFHYAMFNSLTGVLSREASKVFKFEQQEKLHEDIIDKGLAKIYQAHLEISRKVCEEEEIECTIRLLDGKVFEKVLQYAREENPYLLILGRIGVHSAPDMDIGGNAENLLRLVPCNVMLSSRVYKPPIDLQAEESIEWTAEAKERLKKIPGFVRPMATSAILRYSLERGHSMITSSVITEAVQEILPAGAMQAMSAIGEKMKKEGMDPNNPEGLGMLKEEMAEAHAGKPPEEITLKCTSCNTFYKGDVVKCTVCNAGAERLLPVNKEEFEATEAEAKDSTTFTTLPDGVQVSWTQEALDRLNSFPKGHLRRKAHARVEKNARVQKVSSVTVAFLDKILNEKIVKDDNGNGNSEEIPGDIRSVGAELSADDFNWSSEALERLERVPQGFMRDNTRNRVMAWCFQNDIKDISLEVCEEGIRESVKLMEEAIKNGAALEDFIPAKN
- a CDS encoding ATP-binding cassette domain-containing protein, giving the protein MSLYKRLFRNLKPYLGRLYLAIFFSVVVGVIATSPVPIIQKTFDKIFVEKDYLMLKVIPLALILLYVIKAVLTYAQNLIIFGISWELVVKFREKLFVHIHKLPFVFFEDHETGELMSRINNDVAIMQSTVTRLMKEFLQNGVMLIGLVGWVFYLKWDWAIMALIIFPVTVLPVSKISRKLRSLSRQGQEILGNINSTIIESFSGIKVVRAFGMEPRELEKFQLDNNNYLGVMKKNVKYLEITSPFLEVLGVVSAAFILWYGGSQVLNGDISQGTFLAFIVALFMMYAPIRILFKIYTNVQTALAGAERVFEILDKDEEKLWEGEDDFLSFNDGIEFRDVSFHYPSRSTMVLKGINLSVKKSEVIAIVGMSGAGKTTLVDLLFRFFDATSGSILIDGKRIQEYKLASLRNQLALVTQETFLFNDTIWNNIAFGCEREVSREEILEAAKAAHVDYFASKLDEGYDTFIGERGVKLSGGQRQRIAIARAILRNAPILVLDEATSSLDSESEKLVQDALHNLMEHRTSFVIAHRLSTIKHANRIIVLDKGEIVESGTHESLLASSGLYQKYYEMQFIDLKDKNIDIEEAR
- a CDS encoding 3-oxoacyl-ACP synthase III, whose product is MRFQNVQIEGLGYHLPENIVTSDELEKRLAPVYERLKLPQGRLELMSGIQERRFWKKGVFPSEVATIAGEKAILQSGLDKDQIGCLISASVCRDFLEPSTASVIHNNLKLPGESFVFDVSNACLGVLNGMMIVANMIEQNQILAGLVVAGENGGPLVNNTIETLLSRQNITRNNIKSSFASLTIGSAAVGVVLAHSKISLKGHRLVGGVSMAETHFNHLCRGSDDSGAGGEWSPLMETDSENLMLEGCRLAGKTWERTRAELGWNNEEVSRVFCHQVGKGHRKLMYENVGLDPEKDFSTLEFLGNTGSASLPTTLAMGVEKNVLKPGDKAALLGIGSGLNCMMLGVEW
- a CDS encoding alpha/beta fold hydrolase, with the translated sequence MVTNLYPFSSHFLQFEKLRYHYLDEGSGDDPVLMLHGNPTWSFYYRNLILGLKDSYRCVVPDHMGMGKSDKPQSYPYTLSRHIDNLEKLVEHLRLENITLVIHDWGGAIGMGFAVRHPEKIKRLVIFNTAAFIPRDVPLPLSLSLCRLPIFGALAIRGFNAFARGAVRWACIKRDRMTKQVREGYLEPYDSFANRVANLRFVQDIPVGPDSQSYQVIQEIEDNLKLFREHPVQIIWGAHDFVFTDYFLKRWQEIYPQAEVNRFEDAGHYVVEDAHERILPMMLEFFKK
- a CDS encoding adenosylhomocysteinase → MSTTAVSEDFKVKDLSLADWGRKEIILAQNEMPGLMALREKYGATKPLKGARIAGSLHMTIQTAVLMETLVDLGAEVRWASCNIFSTQDHAAAAMAKAGIPTFAWKEETEEEYWWCTGQTLLFEDGPNMILDDGGDLTAYVHEKHPELLTSIKGVTEETTTGVHNLYKMIEKGTLKIPAMNVNDSVTKSKFDNLYGCRESLADGIKRATDIMIAGKVVVVAGYGDVGKGCADSMKGLGARVVVTEIDPICALQAAMEGYEVTNMEEAVKEGDIFVTTTGCADIICIEHMEKMKNDAIVCNIGHFDIEIQVDALNKFPGIKKTVIKPQVDKYTFPDGHNIILLAEGRLVNLGCATGHPSFVMSNSFTNQVLAQIELFNKKYEVGVYTLPKILDEEVARLHLEKLGVKLTTLTDKQAEYLNVPVEGPYKPDHYRY